A window of Glycine soja cultivar W05 chromosome 2, ASM419377v2, whole genome shotgun sequence genomic DNA:
TTTAATTGGTCGAGTGTGAAttataataaatcatttaatattgtcTTTTAttcttatgattaaaaaaaatattatacttgtTCCAACATATCATTGTTAGAAGATATGATAATATTTTCTGATTTTATATAGTTGTTATATGTATtagatttatctttaattatatcTTTAGCTATTAGGCTTATCTTCAGTTTTATAATTGTTATATCTATTAGATTTATGTTTAGCCATATCTTTAGCTTATATATCTTTAGTTTGTAATCTTGTATATAAGCGAATGGTGCTTAATGAATTATTCAAGGAAATAATTTCTTTCATGGTATCAGATTGCTTAGGAAAAGATTTTTGAACCTTCCTCAGCCTTCCGCACACAGGCCCTAGCGCTGTtcaacccctttcttcttcttctcccctTCTTCTCCATCACCATGTCTGACTCAAAATCTATCTTTCACCCTGGTCTTGTTGTATCCAACATCAAGAATCATGTCCCAATCATTCTTGAGATGGAAAATGTCCAATACGCGACATGGGCtaaacttttcaaaattcgcGCACGATCCCATAGGGTAATTGATCATATAATTCCTCCGCAAGATGGCAAGCAGAAGGCACCACCAACGGAGGAGGAGACAGAACTCTGGTTGACACTAGACGCCATCGTTCTACAATGGATTTATGCCACCATTTCTCATAATCTTTTACATACTATTCTTGAACCCGACACCACGGCAATGGAGGCTTGGAATAGGTTGCGTGATATATTCCAAGATAACAAACACTCTCGTGTCGTTACACTTGAATATGATTTCACCCACACAACCATGGAGGCCTTTTCAAGTGTCTCTGCTTACTGTCAACATCTCAAGTCATTGTCGGATCAACTCAAGAACGTTGGCTTTCCGGTCGATAACAGTAGGTTGGTTCTACAATTGGTGTCCGGTCTCACTGAACCCTACAAGGGAGTAGCCATACTCATCGATCAAAGTGATCCCTTGCCTCAGTTTTATCAAGCACAGTCGATGCTTGTTCTCGAAGAATCCGGCCTCAAGAAGGCGGCTTAGACCTCGTCCTCCGCCATGGTGGCTCGTGACTCGGATGAATCTTAAGAGATGTTTGATCATTCATCAGCACGCCACACAAATAATGGTGGAAAATGGTATTCAAACCGTGGCAATTCTAGAAAGAATCGCAACAAAATTTGTGGTCGTGATAACTCAAGTGCTGGCAAGGGAGGCTCGGGTGGCGGGGGTAAAGGTGGCGGTGGCAACAATCGTGGGGGTGGACAGCAGCAGCCCCAGAACAACCCCTGGCCTGCAGGTCAGCAATGGCCTTGGCCATGGATGCAGTGGGTCGTTCCTCCTTGTCCGTACTCAGCTGCTCAATGGGCCAGGCCCAATTATCAGAAACCTTCGTGCCAACAGCCCGGTATTCTTGGGTCCAGACCTCAGCAGGCATACGCAGCCACAGCTCCTACTCCAACAGACATCGAGGCTGCAATGCACACCCTCGGTATTACTTCTCCGGATCCGAATTGGTATATGGACACCGGTGCCACCTCTCATATGACATCCACCTCAGGTAATCTCACGTCTTATTTTAATAAGAGCAATCATCGTGGTATCACTGTTGGTAATGGTCAATCAATTCCTATTTGTGGTTATGGTCAAACTAACTTTCCTTCCCCACATCCTCCTTTAGCCTTGAAAAATATCCTTCATGCTCCTAAACTAATCAAAAACTTAGTGTCGGTTAGAAAATTTACCACTGATAACTCTGTGACTGTTGAATTTGATCCCTTTGGGTTTTCTGTGAAGGATTTTCAAACAGGGATGCCTCTAATGAGGTGTGAGAGTCGGGGCACACTTTATCCTATCATTGAGTCCACCACTCCAGCGACTTCTTCCTCTACTTTTGCTGCCTTAGCTCCTTTTCTTTGGCATGAGCGGTTGGGACACCCGGAAGTATCTATCTTGCATTCTCTTAGgaagaataaatttattgaatgtaATCAAATTAGAGATTCTCGTATTTGTCATTCATGTTCTCTTGGAAAACATATTAAGTTACCTTTTGTTTTGTCACATTCTCATACTCTTATACCATTTGATATTGTTCACACTGATCTTTGGACATCAACTGTTTTGAGTTCCTCAGGGCACCGATATTATATCTTCTTGTTAGATTATTATTCTAAATTTTTGTGGAATTTTCCTTTGTCAAACAAATCATATGCTTATTCCACATTCATAAATTTTAGAACTTTCATCCGAACTTAATTCGAACGAGAAGTAAAGAATATACAATGTGATAACGGTAAAGAGTTTGATAATAAGCCTTTTGGggatttttttaaagtgaatGGTATTTCTTTCCGATTGCCTTATCCTTATACTTCTCCTCAAAATGGGAAAGCCGAAAGGAC
This region includes:
- the LOC114376704 gene encoding uncharacterized protein LOC114376704, encoding MSDSKSIFHPGLVVSNIKNHVPIILEMENVQYATWAKLFKIRARSHRVIDHIIPPQDGKQKAPPTEEETELWLTLDAIVLQWIYATISHNLLHTILEPDTTAMEAWNRLRDIFQDNKHSRVVTLEYDFTHTTMEAFSSVSAYCQHLKSLSDQLKNVGFPVDNSRLVLQLVSGLTEPYKGVAILIDQSDPLPQFYQAQSMLVLEESGLKKAA